One window of Litorilinea aerophila genomic DNA carries:
- a CDS encoding fumarylacetoacetate hydrolase family protein, protein MKIATYLHNQQERVGVVVDDHIYDLAGALQASGQGDPAMADTTIRLLAAGEAGLGAAQEAVAWVQEHGAGELALPLDQVRLRAPIPCPGKLLCLAGNYAEHIQEGGGTFVGKEKMIPRFFMKPCTTVIGTGDAIRIPPSTAFADWELELAVVIGKPGRDLTPEEAAGHIAGYTIFNDISARELTFRQTLPQQEGDRFFDWLVGKWLDTFGPMGPWLTTADEIARPDRLGMRLWLNGELQQDASTGQMIFSPAEAIAFISQFVTLQPGDVISTGTPAGVGHAKKLRLQPGDRIRGEIQGLGVLENPVEAL, encoded by the coding sequence ATGAAAATTGCAACCTATCTGCACAACCAACAGGAACGGGTCGGCGTGGTGGTGGATGACCACATCTACGATCTGGCCGGTGCCCTCCAGGCCAGCGGCCAGGGAGACCCCGCCATGGCCGACACCACCATCCGCCTGCTGGCCGCCGGCGAAGCCGGCCTGGGTGCGGCCCAGGAAGCCGTGGCGTGGGTCCAGGAGCACGGCGCCGGTGAGCTGGCCCTGCCCCTGGACCAGGTTCGGCTGCGCGCGCCCATTCCCTGCCCGGGCAAACTCCTTTGCCTGGCGGGCAACTACGCCGAGCACATCCAGGAAGGCGGCGGCACCTTCGTGGGCAAGGAAAAGATGATCCCTCGCTTCTTCATGAAGCCCTGCACCACGGTCATCGGCACGGGCGACGCCATCCGCATCCCGCCCTCCACCGCCTTTGCCGACTGGGAGCTGGAGCTGGCGGTGGTCATCGGCAAGCCCGGCCGGGATCTGACGCCCGAGGAGGCGGCCGGGCACATCGCCGGCTATACCATCTTCAACGACATCTCCGCCCGCGAGCTCACCTTCCGGCAGACTCTGCCCCAACAGGAGGGCGACCGGTTCTTCGACTGGCTGGTGGGCAAATGGCTGGACACCTTCGGCCCCATGGGGCCCTGGCTGACCACCGCGGATGAAATCGCCCGGCCCGACCGCCTGGGCATGCGGCTCTGGCTCAACGGCGAACTGCAACAGGATGCCAGCACCGGCCAGATGATCTTTTCGCCCGCGGAGGCCATCGCCTTCATCTCCCAGTTCGTCACCCTCCAGCCAGGCGACGTGATCAGCACGGGTACACCGGCCGGCGTTGGACACGCGAAGAAGCTGCGTCTGCAGCCGGGCGACCGGATTCGGGGCGAGATCCAAGGGCTGGGGGTGCTGGAAAACCCGGTGGAAGCCCTGTGA
- a CDS encoding M20/M25/M40 family metallo-hydrolase codes for MSLDVIELTRELIRFNSASDTSNAAIADYLAGLLADQGFTVERLAYQDAAGHEKVSLVARKGHGEGGLGLFSHSDTVPGDPGAWEPFEPQLQEGRLVGRGACDMKGPLAATVVAAADVAAEALAHPLYLVITADEEVGYGGAKQVAAESTLLQENWPTAGIIAEPTRLRPVYAHKGGARIRVTAHGRAAHTSTDQGISANFKIAPFLAEMAELAELFRRDERFQNRDFNPPTNGFNMVIDDGGCKPNVTAARTVCTLSFRPMPGDASDLAWAMIVERAQKYGLEVDGYRHDPFYVPPDAPVVQAALDATGHSQAETVPFGTEAAIFKDFTQLVVLGPGNIEQAHTIGEWIDVAELQAAVPVYRRLIQRFCLAP; via the coding sequence ATGAGCCTGGATGTGATCGAATTGACCCGGGAGCTAATCCGCTTTAACTCGGCCAGCGACACCAGCAACGCAGCCATCGCCGACTATCTGGCCGGGCTGCTGGCCGACCAGGGCTTCACCGTGGAGCGGCTGGCCTATCAGGATGCAGCAGGCCACGAGAAGGTCAGCCTGGTGGCCCGCAAGGGCCACGGCGAAGGGGGGCTGGGGCTCTTCTCCCATTCGGACACGGTGCCGGGCGACCCAGGGGCGTGGGAGCCCTTCGAGCCCCAGCTCCAGGAGGGCCGCCTGGTGGGCCGGGGGGCCTGTGACATGAAGGGACCCCTGGCAGCGACCGTGGTAGCCGCCGCGGATGTGGCTGCGGAAGCGCTGGCCCATCCCCTCTACCTGGTCATCACGGCCGACGAGGAGGTGGGCTACGGGGGGGCCAAACAGGTGGCCGCCGAATCGACCCTGCTGCAGGAAAACTGGCCCACCGCGGGCATCATCGCCGAACCGACCCGCCTGCGGCCGGTCTACGCCCACAAGGGGGGCGCCCGCATCCGGGTAACGGCCCACGGCCGTGCCGCCCACACCAGCACCGACCAGGGCATCTCGGCCAACTTCAAGATCGCCCCCTTTTTGGCCGAAATGGCCGAACTGGCGGAGCTCTTCAGGCGGGATGAACGTTTCCAAAACCGGGACTTCAACCCGCCCACCAATGGCTTCAACATGGTCATCGATGACGGCGGCTGCAAGCCCAACGTCACCGCGGCCAGGACAGTCTGCACCCTGAGCTTCCGTCCCATGCCGGGGGACGCCAGCGACCTGGCCTGGGCCATGATCGTGGAGCGGGCCCAGAAGTACGGCCTGGAGGTAGACGGCTACCGCCACGATCCCTTCTACGTTCCGCCGGACGCCCCTGTGGTGCAGGCGGCCCTGGACGCCACCGGCCACAGCCAGGCCGAGACGGTCCCCTTTGGCACCGAGGCCGCCATCTTCAAGGACTTCACCCAACTGGTGGTCCTGGGCCCCGGCAACATTGAACAGGCCCACACCATCGGCGAGTGGATCGACGTGGCCGAGCTCCAAGCTGCGGTCCCGGTCTACCGGCGCCTGATCCAGCGCTTCTGCCTGGCGCCGTAA
- a CDS encoding Gfo/Idh/MocA family protein produces MCAVKAALLGVEHPHSLAHLRTLQQLPEVAQILLWDPNGEALASVRQNQGEKVTGTFTDLAELLADPELFFVIAALRNDLGPDLFIQVMEAGKHLMAEKPIGRNAAETQQVLEAARRTGVQLGVCYQNRANPVVQEARRLVGQGLLGPLMTVEVRMLTTQVQFRDPGHWLFQREKAGGGILSWLGCHYIDLMHYIAQDDIVSVAAEVETRSGEEIDVEDVAVLSLRFRSGALGSLHVGYTLALSGGGYHNSRGYDTYFGVNGRLGRLYWTAPGAPTELYAETTHPDWADAPQRHQQFTLGASPAYGGVYGEIFIRRFIQAAQGQGTPLTRGEDALRVARVIDAAYESSRTGRRIAIAG; encoded by the coding sequence ATGTGTGCCGTGAAAGCCGCCCTGCTGGGCGTTGAACACCCCCACTCCCTGGCCCATCTGCGTACCCTGCAACAACTGCCAGAAGTGGCCCAGATCCTGCTTTGGGATCCCAACGGGGAAGCGCTGGCCTCTGTACGCCAGAACCAGGGCGAAAAGGTCACCGGGACATTCACCGACCTGGCAGAACTGTTGGCCGACCCGGAGCTTTTCTTTGTTATCGCGGCCCTGCGCAACGACCTGGGCCCCGACCTCTTCATCCAGGTCATGGAAGCCGGCAAACACCTGATGGCGGAGAAGCCCATCGGGCGCAACGCGGCGGAGACCCAACAGGTGCTGGAAGCTGCCCGACGCACGGGCGTCCAGCTGGGCGTCTGCTACCAGAACCGGGCCAACCCCGTGGTCCAGGAGGCGCGCAGGCTGGTCGGCCAGGGACTGTTGGGGCCGCTGATGACCGTGGAAGTGCGCATGCTCACCACCCAGGTGCAGTTCCGGGACCCCGGCCACTGGCTCTTTCAGCGTGAGAAGGCGGGGGGCGGCATCCTTTCCTGGCTGGGCTGCCACTACATCGACCTGATGCACTACATCGCCCAGGACGACATCGTCTCGGTGGCGGCGGAGGTGGAGACCCGCAGCGGCGAGGAGATCGACGTGGAGGATGTGGCGGTGCTCTCCCTGCGCTTCCGTTCGGGCGCGCTGGGCAGCCTGCATGTGGGCTACACCCTGGCCCTGAGCGGCGGCGGCTACCACAACAGCCGGGGCTACGACACCTACTTTGGCGTCAACGGCCGCCTGGGGCGCCTCTACTGGACGGCGCCGGGCGCGCCCACAGAGCTGTACGCGGAGACAACCCACCCCGACTGGGCCGACGCCCCTCAGCGCCACCAGCAATTTACCCTGGGCGCCTCCCCCGCCTACGGCGGCGTCTACGGCGAAATCTTCATCCGGCGCTTCATCCAGGCGGCCCAGGGCCAGGGGACGCCCCTCACCCGGGGCGAGGACGCGCTGCGGGTGGCCCGGGTGATCGACGCCGCCTACGAATCCAGCCGCACTGGCCGCCGCATCGCCATCGCCGGCTGA
- a CDS encoding NAD-dependent epimerase/dehydratase family protein yields the protein MTEKTSHPQRVLVTGSTGAIGQPVCQRLLERGHHVRGFARRPTPGLDDYVVGDLSDREAVRRAVEGMETVIHLGAYPNDADFLEVLLEPNVRGLYHVCDAAREFGVKRLVLASTLQTVTGHGWPGRAVRIEDGPKPVNHYALTKVWAEVMGDMYARVYGLSVISARIGWLPRNPTEAKRLVESKIGKDVFFSHGDAQRFFERCVESPTPGPGESAIVFAVSKPAEIERLELEPARRILGYEPQDVWPEGLPFTLEA from the coding sequence ATGACCGAAAAGACATCCCATCCCCAACGAGTGTTGGTCACCGGTTCCACCGGCGCCATCGGCCAGCCCGTCTGCCAGCGGCTGCTGGAGCGGGGCCACCATGTGCGGGGCTTCGCCCGCCGCCCCACCCCAGGCCTGGACGATTACGTGGTGGGCGATCTGAGCGACCGGGAGGCGGTGCGCCGGGCTGTGGAGGGCATGGAGACGGTGATCCACCTGGGCGCATACCCCAATGATGCCGACTTTCTGGAGGTCCTGCTGGAGCCCAACGTGCGCGGCCTCTACCACGTCTGCGACGCGGCCCGGGAGTTCGGGGTGAAGCGCCTGGTGCTGGCCAGCACCCTGCAGACGGTCACCGGCCACGGCTGGCCCGGCCGGGCCGTCCGCATCGAAGACGGCCCCAAGCCGGTCAACCACTACGCGCTGACCAAGGTCTGGGCGGAAGTCATGGGCGACATGTATGCCCGGGTCTACGGGCTGTCGGTCATCAGCGCGCGCATCGGCTGGCTCCCTCGCAACCCCACCGAGGCGAAGCGGCTGGTGGAGAGCAAGATCGGCAAGGATGTCTTCTTCAGCCACGGGGATGCCCAGCGCTTTTTCGAGCGCTGCGTGGAGTCCCCCACCCCCGGCCCCGGCGAGTCGGCCATCGTCTTTGCGGTGAGCAAACCAGCCGAGATAGAGCGGCTGGAGCTGGAGCCGGCCCGCCGCATCCTGGGCTATGAGCCCCAGGACGTCTGGCCGGAGGGGTTGCCCTTCACCCTGGAGGCATGA
- a CDS encoding class I SAM-dependent methyltransferase, whose product MDDVARYNQARWAALTQANALFTRPALNLDPTSARQLLDTEGLLGDVRGKRVLCLASGGGKQSIAFALLGAQVTVVDLSPEQLARDRETAHHYGVPVTTTVQRKSHDRNSGCPLTETTDEFLPGLTTLQGDMRDLSALPANHFDLVWQPYALNFVPDPHPVFAQVARVLRPGGRYRLQFANPFTCGLTERDFNGEGYLLRRPYADGAALTYPDQPWVYRAEEAPTQVPPPREYRHTLSTVINGLLAQGFQIRHLSDCSDFYPDPTAEPGTWDHFVAIAPPWLTVWTQFEPTWYSLA is encoded by the coding sequence ATGGACGATGTAGCCCGCTACAACCAGGCCCGCTGGGCTGCCCTGACCCAGGCCAACGCCCTCTTCACCCGGCCCGCCCTGAATCTGGATCCGACCTCGGCGCGCCAGTTGCTGGACACCGAAGGGCTGCTGGGCGACGTCCGGGGGAAGCGGGTCCTCTGCCTGGCCAGTGGCGGCGGCAAGCAGTCGATAGCCTTCGCCCTGTTGGGCGCCCAGGTCACCGTGGTGGACCTCTCGCCCGAGCAGCTGGCCCGGGACCGGGAGACGGCCCACCACTATGGCGTGCCGGTGACCACAACAGTCCAGCGTAAATCCCACGACAGAAATTCCGGGTGCCCTCTGACAGAAACCACCGACGAATTTCTGCCGGGATTGACGACGCTCCAGGGCGACATGCGCGATCTGTCGGCGCTGCCGGCAAACCACTTCGACCTGGTCTGGCAGCCCTACGCCCTGAACTTCGTGCCCGACCCACACCCCGTCTTCGCCCAGGTGGCCCGGGTTCTGCGGCCGGGCGGCCGCTACCGCCTCCAATTCGCCAACCCGTTCACCTGCGGCCTGACCGAGCGGGACTTCAACGGCGAGGGCTACCTCCTGCGTCGCCCGTATGCGGACGGCGCAGCCCTTACCTACCCGGACCAGCCCTGGGTCTACCGGGCAGAAGAGGCGCCCACCCAGGTGCCGCCCCCACGGGAATATCGCCACACCCTCAGCACCGTGATCAACGGGCTGCTGGCCCAGGGTTTCCAGATCCGGCACCTTTCCGACTGCAGCGACTTCTATCCAGATCCCACGGCAGAGCCCGGCACCTGGGACCATTTCGTCGCCATCGCCCCGCCCTGGCTGACGGTGTGGACCCAGTTTGAGCCCACCTGGTACAGTCTGGCGTAA
- a CDS encoding NAD(P)/FAD-dependent oxidoreductase, translating to MELHATGQRPHVVVVGAGIVGAAIAFHLAHWGLPVTVVDAGAPGQATTAVSFAWINSRDKNPRHYHDLNRRSLDMWDRFARRLGGDVGLTWGGELRWAATEAGAVEMANRVAVLQGWGYPIRLLSPAELKEREPNLTTGPVTAASFTEIDGHVETARVVAAALAGAEAHGARVLTQTRVTGFRRSPHGDQQRVDGVQTDQGEIPCDAVVLAAGPDTAALAALAGLTVPLKHTFGCTLLTNPLPPLFRSTAVLHTPRDADPMLNIRQLPDGRVMLHGGAHGGIYDEGSLGRTEEEVTAVLAAARRYLPLLADAEIQEVRRGRRPIPEDGLPILGFTQAVANLYLAAMHSGVTLAALVGELAALEIATGRPVDLLAPYRLERFQTT from the coding sequence ATGGAGCTACATGCGACCGGGCAACGCCCCCACGTGGTGGTCGTGGGGGCGGGAATCGTGGGTGCAGCCATCGCCTTTCACCTGGCCCACTGGGGGCTGCCCGTCACGGTGGTGGACGCAGGGGCGCCGGGCCAGGCCACCACGGCCGTCTCCTTCGCCTGGATCAACAGCCGGGACAAAAACCCCCGCCACTACCACGATCTGAACCGCCGCTCCCTGGACATGTGGGATCGCTTTGCCCGGCGGCTGGGCGGCGACGTGGGCCTGACCTGGGGCGGAGAGCTGCGCTGGGCTGCGACGGAAGCCGGCGCAGTGGAGATGGCCAACCGGGTGGCGGTCCTGCAGGGCTGGGGCTACCCCATCCGCCTGCTCTCGCCGGCGGAGCTGAAAGAACGGGAGCCCAACCTGACCACCGGGCCGGTGACGGCGGCCTCGTTCACGGAAATCGACGGCCACGTGGAGACGGCCCGGGTGGTGGCGGCCGCCCTGGCCGGCGCCGAAGCCCACGGGGCCCGGGTGCTGACCCAGACCCGGGTGACGGGCTTCCGGCGTTCCCCCCACGGCGACCAGCAACGGGTCGACGGGGTGCAGACCGACCAGGGTGAGATCCCCTGCGACGCGGTGGTGTTGGCGGCCGGGCCGGACACGGCCGCGCTGGCGGCCCTGGCCGGGCTCACCGTGCCGCTGAAACACACCTTCGGCTGCACCCTGCTCACCAATCCCCTGCCGCCCCTCTTCCGCAGCACGGCGGTCCTGCACACACCCCGGGACGCGGACCCCATGCTCAACATCCGCCAGTTGCCGGACGGCCGGGTGATGCTCCACGGCGGCGCCCACGGCGGCATCTACGACGAAGGTTCCCTGGGCCGCACCGAGGAGGAGGTGACGGCGGTGCTGGCCGCCGCCCGGCGCTATCTGCCGCTGCTGGCCGATGCGGAGATCCAGGAAGTGCGGCGGGGCCGGCGGCCCATCCCCGAGGACGGCCTGCCCATCCTGGGCTTCACCCAGGCCGTGGCCAACCTCTACCTGGCGGCCATGCACAGCGGCGTCACCCTGGCGGCCCTGGTGGGCGAGCTGGCGGCCCTGGAGATCGCCACCGGAAGGCCGGTGGATCTGCTAGCGCCCTATCGGCTGGAGCGATTCCAGACCACTTGA
- a CDS encoding Gfo/Idh/MocA family protein — translation MPDRVYRVAIVGLGRMGSTIDDELPPGTPPMAVAAACRLSPFLAVVAGADIDPAKRAAFQARWGVDALYEDYLEMIRQEEPDLVAICTRGPLHAEMTVGAAEAGAKMIFCEKAMACSMEEADAALAAVSSRGIPFNTGVLRRFNRVYHQARDLIADGAIGEPRTAVHYAGTNLLHGHIHSLDTLSFLLGDPGIVSVWGELLPRELSLDQNRLDSDPNAVYRVEFANGVEATTVPAGTWEFEVLGSRGSVRVLNNGERVLLRQAGDARGRTLREVPVPPVSPHSATQFCLEDLVDAYETGRPSLGNVQLTHHLTEACLAVAESHRQGSRVTLPLANRSLYIHHV, via the coding sequence ATGCCTGACCGGGTTTATCGGGTAGCCATTGTGGGGTTGGGCCGCATGGGCAGCACCATCGACGACGAGTTGCCGCCGGGCACACCGCCCATGGCCGTGGCGGCCGCCTGTCGGCTCAGTCCGTTCCTGGCGGTGGTGGCCGGCGCCGATATCGACCCGGCCAAGCGGGCCGCCTTTCAAGCGCGCTGGGGTGTGGACGCGCTCTATGAGGACTACCTGGAGATGATCCGCCAGGAAGAACCCGACCTGGTGGCCATCTGTACCCGGGGCCCCCTCCATGCCGAGATGACCGTGGGCGCGGCGGAAGCGGGCGCGAAGATGATCTTCTGTGAGAAGGCCATGGCCTGCTCCATGGAAGAAGCGGACGCAGCCCTGGCCGCCGTCAGCAGCCGGGGGATCCCCTTCAACACGGGCGTGCTGCGGCGCTTCAACCGGGTTTACCACCAGGCTCGCGACCTCATTGCTGACGGCGCCATCGGCGAACCCCGGACCGCGGTCCATTACGCCGGCACCAACCTGCTCCACGGCCACATCCACTCGCTGGACACCCTCAGCTTCCTCCTGGGCGATCCTGGCATCGTCAGCGTGTGGGGAGAGCTGTTGCCCCGGGAGCTAAGCCTGGACCAGAACCGGCTGGATAGCGATCCTAACGCCGTCTACCGGGTGGAATTTGCCAACGGCGTTGAAGCCACGACAGTCCCTGCGGGGACCTGGGAGTTTGAGGTCTTGGGGAGCCGGGGCAGCGTGCGGGTCCTCAACAACGGCGAACGGGTCCTCCTGCGCCAGGCGGGTGATGCCCGCGGGCGCACCCTCCGGGAGGTGCCAGTGCCGCCGGTGTCCCCCCACAGCGCCACCCAATTCTGCCTGGAAGATCTGGTGGACGCCTACGAGACAGGCCGCCCTTCCCTGGGGAACGTGCAATTGACCCACCACTTGACCGAAGCATGCCTGGCCGTTGCTGAGAGCCATCGCCAGGGGAGCCGAGTCACACTTCCCCTGGCAAATCGGTCGCTTTACATTCACCATGTCTAA
- a CDS encoding Gfo/Idh/MocA family protein, with amino-acid sequence MKRYRAAVIGCSRMGGFIDNEVAGSRWHVPPYSHAAGFVACPRTELVACADLRTDVMERFGERYHVPKERQYTDYREMIRREQPDIVSVATQPEPRAEIVIFAAENGVRAIYAEKAMAASLAEADAMVEAVERHGIAFNLGTNRRWSPIYEHMKAAIDRGAVGKLQTLIVYHNGTLFNTASHTFDLLLYLNNDQPVSWVQAHLPNDDVPQTGDILPVDPVGMGTIHFANGVTAHALLTARGLEVEAIGDEGSLTALNDGQEWLYRTRQVIDAGNRKGLVATPFAGVEPASSTLRLIEDLVHALDTGEPTRGGPRVALAGMEIIFGFIASHRRGGARVRLPLTERSLRLQRSVAPHQPKFDVQGAS; translated from the coding sequence ATGAAACGCTACCGGGCCGCCGTGATCGGCTGCAGCCGCATGGGCGGTTTCATCGACAACGAAGTGGCGGGCTCCCGCTGGCATGTGCCCCCCTACTCCCACGCGGCTGGCTTTGTGGCCTGCCCCCGGACGGAACTGGTGGCCTGCGCGGACCTGCGCACCGACGTGATGGAACGTTTCGGGGAGCGGTATCACGTGCCCAAGGAACGCCAATACACCGATTACCGGGAGATGATCCGGCGAGAGCAGCCGGACATCGTCAGCGTGGCCACCCAGCCGGAGCCCCGGGCCGAGATCGTCATCTTCGCGGCGGAAAATGGTGTGCGGGCCATTTACGCAGAGAAGGCCATGGCCGCCTCCCTGGCCGAGGCCGACGCCATGGTGGAAGCGGTGGAGCGCCATGGCATCGCCTTCAACCTGGGCACCAACCGCCGCTGGTCCCCCATCTACGAACACATGAAGGCGGCCATCGACCGGGGAGCCGTGGGCAAGCTGCAGACCCTCATCGTCTACCACAACGGAACCCTCTTCAACACCGCCAGCCATACCTTCGACCTGCTGTTGTACCTCAACAACGATCAGCCGGTCTCATGGGTTCAGGCGCACCTGCCCAACGACGATGTGCCCCAGACCGGCGACATCCTGCCGGTGGACCCGGTGGGCATGGGCACCATCCACTTTGCCAACGGGGTCACGGCCCACGCACTACTCACCGCCCGGGGCCTGGAGGTGGAAGCCATCGGCGATGAGGGGAGCCTGACAGCCCTGAACGATGGTCAGGAGTGGCTCTACCGCACCCGGCAGGTCATCGACGCGGGGAACCGCAAGGGGCTGGTGGCGACGCCCTTTGCCGGCGTGGAACCGGCCAGCTCCACCCTGCGGCTCATTGAGGACCTGGTCCACGCGCTGGATACCGGCGAGCCCACCCGGGGGGGGCCCCGGGTCGCCCTGGCCGGCATGGAGATCATCTTTGGCTTCATCGCCTCCCACCGGCGGGGCGGGGCGCGGGTCCGCCTGCCCCTCACCGAGCGCAGCCTGCGCCTCCAGCGGTCAGTGGCCCCCCACCAACCCAAATTCGACGTTCAGGGAGCTTCCTGA
- a CDS encoding Gfo/Idh/MocA family protein, with protein sequence MQRYRAAIIGLTGIGAARPAEPTGQPLYGAMPRSHAAAYHRHPQTDVVAVCDIRPEALDAFRQTWQDVWPDVRLYTDYRQLLEQEQPELVSVVTPDHLHADITVDAAHSGARAILCEKPIATTLADADRMIAAAEANGVLLSIEHTRRWSPIFQRAREIVRSGQLGPLRTIVANLFSPRAMLFRNGTHLVDMILFFAEADPAWVFAELEEGFDHFTEYKSDGGHDPATDPAASAYIHFANGVRAFYNSVKIQLPGLQFELTCEQGRLEVSDRGLTVIRGDSHYEWSRTNLLPGEYQYSYQLAAVAELIHCLEHGGQLVSPGREARKTLAVMLAMLQSHQLGNRRVDVAQG encoded by the coding sequence ATGCAACGTTATCGAGCAGCCATCATCGGCCTGACCGGCATCGGCGCTGCCCGCCCGGCCGAGCCCACCGGGCAGCCCCTCTACGGGGCCATGCCCCGCTCCCACGCCGCGGCCTACCATCGCCATCCCCAGACCGATGTGGTGGCCGTGTGTGACATCCGGCCAGAAGCGCTGGATGCCTTCCGCCAGACCTGGCAGGACGTCTGGCCGGATGTACGGCTGTACACCGACTATCGGCAGTTGTTGGAACAGGAGCAGCCAGAGCTGGTGAGCGTGGTCACGCCGGACCACCTCCACGCCGACATCACCGTCGACGCGGCCCACAGCGGCGCCCGGGCCATCCTCTGCGAGAAGCCCATCGCCACCACCCTGGCCGACGCCGACCGCATGATCGCGGCCGCCGAGGCCAACGGCGTGCTCCTTTCCATCGAGCATACCCGCCGCTGGTCCCCCATCTTCCAACGAGCCCGGGAGATAGTGCGCAGCGGCCAATTGGGGCCCCTGCGCACCATCGTGGCCAACCTGTTCAGCCCCCGGGCCATGCTCTTCCGCAACGGCACCCACCTGGTGGACATGATCCTCTTCTTCGCCGAAGCCGATCCCGCCTGGGTCTTCGCCGAACTGGAAGAGGGCTTCGATCACTTCACCGAGTACAAAAGCGACGGCGGCCACGACCCGGCCACGGACCCGGCGGCCTCCGCCTACATCCACTTCGCCAACGGCGTGCGGGCCTTCTACAACAGCGTCAAAATCCAGCTGCCCGGCTTACAATTTGAACTGACCTGCGAACAAGGGCGGCTGGAGGTCTCCGACCGGGGGCTGACCGTGATCCGGGGAGATTCCCATTATGAGTGGAGCCGGACGAACCTCCTGCCGGGGGAATACCAGTACAGCTATCAGCTGGCCGCCGTGGCCGAACTGATCCACTGCCTGGAACACGGAGGACAACTGGTCTCGCCGGGCCGGGAAGCCCGCAAAACCCTGGCCGTGATGTTGGCCATGCTCCAGTCCCACCAGTTGGGCAATCGGCGCGTGGACGTGGCACAGGGCTGA
- a CDS encoding coenzyme F420-0:L-glutamate ligase has product MHIQPIRTRPITAQDRDLLAILDEHVPALEEREILAVTSKIVALCQGRAVPMAEADGAQLVQQEADLFLPPGPGRHPVYLTIKGNTLMPGAGVDESNTGGYLVPWPQAPQETANQLRAYLQQRFGRRRVGVLITDSRPLPLRWGVTGFAVAHSGFLALRDYRGRGDLFGRPLRMTQANVADALAAAAVLVMGEGDEQTPLARIRDLPFVTFQERDPTPEELAALTIDPADDLYAPLLTAVPWQRGQGGSR; this is encoded by the coding sequence ATGCACATTCAACCCATCCGAACCCGCCCCATCACCGCCCAGGACCGGGACCTGTTGGCCATCCTCGATGAGCATGTGCCGGCACTGGAAGAGCGGGAGATCCTGGCCGTGACATCCAAGATCGTGGCCCTGTGCCAGGGCCGGGCTGTCCCCATGGCGGAGGCGGATGGCGCGCAACTGGTGCAGCAGGAGGCGGATCTCTTTCTGCCGCCCGGCCCGGGGCGCCACCCGGTTTATCTCACCATCAAAGGCAACACCCTGATGCCCGGAGCCGGGGTGGACGAATCCAACACGGGCGGCTATCTGGTGCCCTGGCCCCAAGCTCCCCAGGAGACGGCCAACCAGCTGCGGGCCTACTTGCAGCAGCGCTTCGGCCGGCGCCGGGTCGGCGTCCTCATCACCGACAGCCGTCCCCTGCCCCTGCGCTGGGGCGTCACCGGCTTCGCCGTGGCCCACAGCGGTTTTCTCGCCCTGCGGGACTACCGGGGCCGTGGGGATCTCTTCGGCCGGCCCCTGCGCATGACCCAGGCCAACGTGGCCGATGCCCTGGCGGCAGCCGCGGTGCTGGTCATGGGCGAAGGCGATGAGCAGACGCCCCTGGCCCGCATCCGGGATCTGCCCTTTGTGACCTTCCAGGAGCGGGACCCCACGCCGGAGGAGCTGGCCGCCCTCACCATCGACCCGGCCGACGACCTGTACGCGCCCCTGTTGACGGCCGTGCCCTGGCAACGGGGACAGGGCGGAAGCCGCTGA